A single genomic interval of uncultured Desulfobacter sp. harbors:
- a CDS encoding FAD-dependent oxidoreductase: MGAGFYARNTSFYDRASWRKMGLSGQAFSQRGPLGEIHDGSGADDHPYGLTGFAGIPALRRKDEKTMSRAILAQLMQLFGPDAAQPLALYYQDWAMESFTATDYDKKSCHNHPEFYPPGGRTSIWNNTLHFAGTETAGRFGGYLEGALVSARRAAAAVSG, translated from the coding sequence TTGGGGGCAGGATTTTATGCCCGGAACACCAGTTTTTATGACCGGGCATCCTGGCGAAAGATGGGGCTTTCCGGCCAGGCGTTCAGCCAACGCGGCCCCCTTGGAGAAATCCATGACGGGTCCGGTGCCGATGATCACCCCTATGGGCTGACAGGCTTTGCAGGCATTCCTGCCTTGAGAAGAAAGGACGAAAAAACCATGTCCCGGGCCATCCTTGCCCAACTTATGCAGCTTTTCGGACCTGATGCGGCACAGCCCCTGGCACTTTATTACCAGGATTGGGCCATGGAATCGTTTACGGCCACGGACTATGACAAAAAATCCTGCCACAACCATCCTGAATTTTACCCGCCGGGCGGTAGAACAAGTATCTGGAACAACACACTTCACTTTGCAGGCACCGAAACCGCAGGCCGTTTTGGCGGTTATCTTGAAGGAGCCCTTGTCAGCGCCCGGCGGGCAGCGGCTGCGGTCTCAGGGTAG
- a CDS encoding NAD(P)-binding protein — protein sequence MEKIDTIIIGAGLSGIACAARLVAQNRSLVVLEARSRIGGRILCPEHQFL from the coding sequence ATGGAAAAAATTGATACAATAATTATCGGGGCAGGATTAAGCGGTATTGCCTGTGCCGCACGGCTTGTGGCGCAAAACAGATCCCTGGTTGTTCTGGAGGCCAGGTCCAGGATTGGGGGCAGGATTTTATGCCCGGAACACCAGTTTTTATGA